One window of the Shewanella cyperi genome contains the following:
- a CDS encoding retention module-containing protein has translation MGIAINQQDAVVTQIVGQLRAKDEQGNVRTLNIGDIIHQGEQLIFASDDKFVIEYADGTRMSEVNMQSQAQTTPASTQMPDLPADATDAEIAALQAQILAGQDPTADLPETAAGAGGGGTEGGFDYTSVGRDGAETLASAGWDTTGFTTTTLTAQQEPLLTDILPEAPFLANANLTFSDAALPLGSTPDAQQVTQDGTLAFSATSGVLNISIDGVAIVTDGIFNGPVTISTSYGVLTISGVDLANGILSFSFTQTAAVDHSQGDIFNQLFSLLLTDNLGVTTSSTLTISVGDDAPSGQNDSNSLSEDTSLAVIGNLLANDTQGADTAQVTAAGAGSATNISVGQASQINGSFGVLTLNSDGSYSYQLNTGLQAVQALAQGQTLNEVFSYVLQDADGDISVQTLTITITGSNDAPVITTEQGQDLGTVIEAGNFDDGSFNPGVPSVSGNLSASDVDNGAVLTWSGNADSPFGSFSIDAATGAWTYTLDNSAADSLQEGEVRIETFLVTVTDEFGATATQEVTITIVGSNDAPILSAETSGSVTEDQNVSAGMLVDSGALSFTDVDLGDDHQMSSSYNGDISWSGGSLTQEQINALLAGFSVDSNSWDYSIANSLVQFLSVGETITLSFTVTVTDEFGASDSQIVTLTIHGTNDAPVITTEQGQDLGTVIEAGNFDDGSFNLGVPSISGNLSASDVDNGAVLTWSGNADSPFGSFSIDAATGAWTYVLDNSAADSLQEGEVRIETFLVTVTDEFGATATQEVTITIVGSNDAPILSAETSGSVTEDQNVSAGMLIDSGALSFTDVDLGDDHQMSSSYNGDISWSGGSLTQDQINALLAGFSVDSNSWDYSIANSLVQFLSIGETITLSFTVTVTDEFGASDSQVVTLTIHGTNDGPVINPPAEGDADGTVIEAGNFDNGNVDPGSPEISGTLTATDADHDAVLTWSGNAEGEFGGFVIDPETGIWTYTIDNSAADSLQEGETRTETFLVTVTDQNGATSTQEVTITIVGSNDAPILTLNDSGSVIEDVDVIAGMLSDSGALSFTDVDVGDSHEISTSYNGDISWSGGALTLAEINALVAGFSADSDSWDFNIANSLVQFLAVGETITLSFTVTVTDEFGASDSQQVNITITGTNDAPVLTVDTSGSVTEDVNVLAGMLSDSGALIFTDVDVNDSHSVSSLYNNDISWSGGALTQDQINALVAGFSADSDSWDYSIANSLVQFLAVGETITLSFNVSVDDGHGGIDTDTVTITINGTNDAPVLTVDTSGSVTEDVNVLAGMLSDSGALSFTDVDVNDSHSVNSLYNNDISWSGGALTQDQINALVAGFSADSDSWDYSIANSLVQFLAVGETITLSFNVSVDDGHGGIDTETVTITINGTNDAPVLTVDTSGSVTEDVNVLAGMLSDSGALSFTDVDVNDSHSVNSLYNNDISWSGGALTQDQINALVAGFSADSDSWDYSIANSLVQFLAVGETITLSFNVSVDDGHGGIDTETVTITINGTNDAPVLTVDTSGSVTEDVNVLAGMLSDSGALSFTDVDVNDSHSVNSLYNNDISWSGGALTQDQINALVAGFSADSDSWDYSIANSLVQFLGVGETITLSFNVSVDDGHGGIDTETVTITINGTNDAPVLTVDTSGSVTEDVNVLAGMLSDSGALSFTDVDVNDSHSVNSLYNNDISWSGGALTQDQINALVAGFSADSDSWDYSIANSLVQFLAVGETITLSFNVSVDDGHGGIDTETVTITINGTNDAPVLTVDTSGSVTEDVNVLAGMLSDSGALSFTDVDVNDSHSVNSLYNNDISWSGGALTQDQINALVAGFSADSDSWDYSIANSLVQFLAVGETITLSFNVSVDDGHGGIDTDTVTITINGTNDAPVLTVDTSGSVTEDVNVLAGMLSDSGTLSFSDVDVNDSHSVNSLYNNDISWSGGALTQDQINALVAGFSADSDSWDYSIANSLVQFLAVGETITLSFNVSVDDGHGGIDTETVTITINGTNDAPVLTVDTSGSVTEDVNVLAGMLSDSGTLSFSDVDVNDSHSVNSLYNNDISWSGGALTQDQINALVAGFSADSDSWDYSIANSLVQFLAVGETITLSFNVSVDDGHGGIDTETVTITINGTNDAPVLTVDTSGSVTEDVNVLAGMLSDSGALSFTDVDVNDSHSVNSLYNNDISWSGGALTQDQINALVAGFSADSDSWDYSIANSLVQFLAVGETITLSFNVSVDDGHGGIDTETVTITINGTNDAPVLTVDTSGSVTEDVNVLAGMLSDSGTLSFSDVDVNDSHSVNSLYNNDISWSGGALTQDQINALVAGFSADSDSWDYSIANSLVQFLAVGETITLSFNVSVDDGHGGIDTETVTITINGTNDAPVLTVDTSGSVTEDVNVLAGMLSDSGTLSFSDVDVNDSHSVNSLYNNDISWSGGALTQDQINALVAGFNLVNGGWTYSIDNELIQFLGEGETITLSFDVTVDDGNGGTDTKTVSITINGTNDAVEGEFAKEIWVPASMAELLNPYDDGYPLHIAVPTDTDVNDTISITNISMAFVDQNVVADIGTLWYVDDDTNLLTQFDFDNPVSLSAAELGTLVYMPGDNGDLDSQLDISLTFTVNSGAEQVQGDFVIHTVPQNSLGDNSVLIGDGSSPLTSGNDQDAYLTVSSGFAEVLNTDPSLGTLDLFTDFQKSPFDIPIPAGEIGGVTGQEREDEVSVRLTINGITFIVIAAANGVTDWTFDVDSGLMKASVAYDSILMESDPSTTLAQYLAANPVSAGDIWTITYLDNDGGSYQARFVQATFTHELLPDTAITVTGTDNVDNLIFGTTEGDILTGANLNDEIVGREGNDIIKGLAGDDELLGGSGNDTIEGGTGADYLIGGLGSDSLDAGIDTDRDILVWDTGSADGSTDDVYHFDPDHDALDLSDILLDEENGSLEDYLSFSFGGGDTTITIDSNGAAPGGDTVTIVLHGTDLSAIYGSANETDIIQGMLGDNALLVTQPPAPPILPEANHVVLQDEHSIP, from the coding sequence ATGGGCATTGCAATCAACCAACAGGATGCAGTTGTCACCCAGATAGTTGGCCAGCTAAGGGCCAAGGATGAGCAAGGCAACGTTCGCACATTAAATATTGGTGACATCATCCACCAGGGGGAGCAATTGATATTTGCTTCCGATGATAAGTTTGTCATTGAGTATGCAGACGGCACCCGCATGAGCGAAGTGAACATGCAGTCTCAGGCACAAACAACGCCAGCCTCAACGCAGATGCCAGATCTGCCTGCTGACGCCACAGATGCGGAGATAGCCGCCCTGCAGGCCCAGATATTGGCAGGCCAGGATCCGACAGCTGATTTACCTGAAACCGCAGCCGGTGCCGGCGGTGGTGGAACCGAGGGTGGATTCGACTACACCAGTGTCGGCCGTGATGGTGCCGAAACCCTCGCCAGTGCAGGATGGGATACCACAGGGTTCACAACTACGACGCTGACCGCCCAGCAAGAACCTCTGCTGACCGATATACTCCCCGAAGCCCCATTCCTCGCCAATGCCAATCTCACCTTCTCCGATGCTGCCTTACCCCTGGGGTCTACCCCGGATGCCCAACAGGTTACCCAAGATGGCACCCTAGCCTTCAGTGCCACTTCCGGTGTACTGAACATCAGCATTGACGGAGTGGCCATTGTGACCGATGGCATATTCAATGGACCTGTGACTATCAGCACCTCTTATGGGGTGCTGACTATTTCCGGGGTAGATCTGGCAAACGGTATTTTGAGCTTCAGCTTTACCCAAACTGCCGCCGTCGATCACAGCCAGGGGGACATATTCAACCAGTTGTTCTCACTTCTGCTGACCGACAATCTTGGCGTCACCACCTCAAGCACCCTCACCATCAGCGTCGGTGACGATGCTCCCAGCGGCCAGAATGACAGCAACAGCCTGTCAGAAGATACCAGTCTGGCGGTGATCGGCAACCTGCTCGCCAACGACACCCAGGGCGCTGATACGGCCCAGGTTACCGCGGCCGGCGCCGGAAGTGCCACCAACATCAGTGTGGGCCAGGCCAGCCAAATCAATGGCAGTTTTGGCGTACTGACACTCAATAGCGATGGCAGTTACAGCTATCAATTGAATACCGGTTTGCAAGCAGTGCAGGCCCTGGCTCAGGGCCAGACCCTGAATGAGGTCTTCAGCTACGTGTTGCAGGACGCCGATGGCGATATCAGTGTCCAAACCCTGACCATAACCATCACCGGCAGCAACGATGCCCCCGTCATTACCACGGAGCAAGGTCAGGATCTGGGTACAGTAATAGAAGCCGGTAACTTCGACGATGGCTCCTTCAATCCCGGCGTCCCCTCCGTCAGCGGTAACCTCAGCGCCAGCGACGTGGACAATGGTGCAGTGCTGACCTGGAGCGGAAATGCTGACAGTCCCTTCGGCAGTTTCAGCATAGATGCGGCCACAGGTGCCTGGACCTATACCCTCGATAACAGCGCCGCCGACAGTCTGCAGGAAGGAGAGGTGCGCATTGAAACTTTCCTCGTCACAGTGACCGATGAATTTGGCGCCACTGCCACCCAGGAAGTGACCATCACCATAGTCGGCAGCAACGATGCGCCGATATTGAGCGCCGAGACCAGTGGCAGCGTCACCGAAGATCAAAATGTCTCTGCCGGCATGCTGGTTGACAGCGGCGCCCTCAGCTTCACCGATGTGGATCTGGGCGACGACCATCAGATGAGCAGTAGCTATAACGGCGATATCAGCTGGAGCGGTGGCAGTCTGACCCAGGAGCAGATCAATGCCCTGCTGGCCGGTTTCAGTGTCGACAGCAACAGCTGGGACTACAGCATCGCCAACAGCCTGGTGCAATTCCTGTCCGTCGGCGAAACCATTACCCTCAGCTTTACCGTCACCGTCACAGATGAATTTGGCGCCAGCGACAGCCAGATAGTCACCCTGACCATCCACGGCACCAACGATGCCCCCGTCATTACCACGGAGCAAGGTCAGGATCTGGGCACAGTAATAGAAGCCGGTAACTTCGACGATGGCTCCTTCAATCTCGGCGTCCCTTCCATCAGCGGTAACCTCAGCGCCAGCGACGTCGACAACGGTGCAGTGCTCACCTGGAGCGGAAATGCTGACAGTCCCTTCGGCAGTTTCAGCATAGATGCGGCCACAGGTGCCTGGACCTATGTCCTCGATAACAGCGCCGCCGACAGTCTGCAGGAAGGTGAGGTGCGCATTGAAACCTTCCTCGTTACTGTGACCGATGAATTTGGCGCCACTGCCACTCAGGAAGTGACCATCACCATAGTCGGCAGCAACGATGCACCGATATTAAGCGCCGAGACCAGTGGCAGCGTCACCGAAGATCAAAATGTCTCTGCCGGTATGCTGATTGACAGCGGCGCCCTCAGCTTCACCGATGTGGATCTGGGCGACGACCATCAGATGAGCAGTAGCTATAACGGCGATATCAGCTGGAGCGGTGGCAGCCTGACCCAGGATCAGATCAATGCCCTGCTGGCCGGTTTCAGTGTCGACAGCAACAGCTGGGATTACAGCATCGCCAACAGTCTGGTGCAGTTCCTGTCGATAGGTGAAACCATTACCCTCAGCTTTACTGTCACCGTCACAGATGAATTCGGTGCCAGCGACAGCCAGGTAGTCACCCTGACCATCCACGGCACCAATGACGGGCCTGTCATCAATCCCCCTGCAGAAGGCGATGCCGATGGCACTGTTATAGAAGCGGGTAACTTTGATAACGGCAATGTCGATCCTGGTTCTCCCGAAATCTCCGGTACCCTGACGGCCACAGATGCGGATCATGATGCCGTATTGACCTGGAGTGGTAACGCCGAGGGTGAGTTCGGTGGCTTCGTCATAGATCCAGAAACCGGCATCTGGACCTATACAATCGATAACAGCGCTGCCGACAGTTTGCAGGAAGGCGAAACCCGTACCGAAACCTTCCTGGTCACAGTCACAGATCAAAATGGCGCAACCAGCACACAGGAAGTAACCATCACCATAGTCGGCAGCAACGATGCACCGATATTGACCCTGAATGACAGTGGCAGCGTCATAGAAGATGTCGATGTCATCGCCGGTATGCTGTCCGACAGTGGCGCCCTCAGCTTTACCGATGTGGATGTGGGGGACAGTCACGAGATCAGCACCAGTTACAATGGCGACATCAGTTGGAGTGGTGGCGCCCTCACCCTGGCAGAAATTAATGCCCTGGTGGCGGGCTTCAGTGCCGACAGCGACAGCTGGGACTTCAATATAGCCAACAGCCTGGTGCAATTCCTGGCGGTGGGTGAGACCATTACCTTAAGCTTTACCGTCACTGTGACCGACGAATTTGGCGCCAGTGACAGTCAACAGGTAAATATCACTATCACAGGCACCAACGATGCACCGGTACTGACCGTCGATACCAGCGGCAGCGTCACCGAGGATGTCAACGTGCTCGCCGGCATGCTCTCCGACAGCGGCGCCCTCATCTTTACCGATGTCGATGTCAACGACAGCCACAGCGTCAGCTCACTCTACAACAATGACATCAGCTGGAGCGGCGGCGCCCTGACCCAGGACCAAATCAATGCCCTGGTGGCCGGCTTCAGTGCCGACAGCGACAGCTGGGACTACAGCATCGCCAACAGCCTGGTGCAGTTCCTGGCGGTGGGTGAAACCATCACCTTAAGCTTCAACGTCAGCGTCGATGACGGCCATGGCGGTATCGATACCGACACCGTCACCATCACCATCAACGGCACCAACGATGCACCGGTACTGACCGTCGATACCAGCGGCAGCGTCACCGAGGATGTCAACGTGCTCGCCGGCATGCTGTCCGACAGCGGCGCCCTCAGTTTTACCGACGTGGATGTCAACGACAGCCACAGCGTCAACTCGCTGTACAACAATGACATCAGCTGGAGCGGCGGCGCCCTGACCCAGGACCAAATCAATGCCCTGGTGGCCGGTTTCAGTGCCGACAGCGACAGCTGGGACTACAGCATTGCCAACAGCCTGGTGCAGTTCCTGGCGGTGGGTGAAACCATCACCTTAAGCTTCAACGTCAGCGTCGATGACGGCCATGGCGGTATTGATACCGAGACCGTGACCATCACCATCAACGGCACCAACGATGCACCGGTACTGACCGTCGATACCAGCGGCAGCGTCACCGAGGATGTCAACGTGCTCGCCGGCATGCTGTCCGACAGCGGCGCCCTCAGTTTTACCGACGTGGATGTCAACGACAGCCACAGCGTCAACTCGCTGTACAACAATGACATCAGCTGGAGCGGCGGCGCCCTGACCCAGGACCAAATCAATGCCCTGGTGGCCGGTTTCAGTGCCGACAGCGACAGCTGGGACTACAGCATTGCCAACAGCCTGGTGCAGTTCCTGGCGGTGGGTGAAACCATCACCTTAAGCTTCAACGTCAGCGTCGATGACGGCCATGGCGGTATTGATACCGAGACCGTGACCATCACCATCAACGGCACCAACGATGCACCGGTACTGACCGTCGATACCAGCGGCAGCGTCACCGAGGATGTCAACGTGCTCGCCGGCATGCTGTCCGACAGCGGCGCCCTCAGTTTTACCGACGTGGATGTCAACGACAGCCACAGCGTCAACTCGCTGTACAACAATGACATCAGCTGGAGCGGCGGCGCCCTGACCCAGGACCAAATCAATGCCCTGGTGGCCGGCTTCAGTGCCGACAGCGACAGCTGGGACTACAGCATCGCCAACAGCCTAGTGCAGTTCCTGGGGGTGGGTGAGACCATCACCTTGAGCTTCAACGTCAGCGTCGATGACGGCCATGGCGGTATTGATACCGAGACCGTGACCATCACCATCAACGGCACCAACGATGCACCGGTACTGACCGTCGATACCAGCGGCAGCGTCACCGAGGATGTCAACGTGCTCGCCGGCATGCTGTCCGACAGCGGCGCCCTCAGCTTTACCGATGTGGATGTCAACGACAGCCACAGCGTCAACTCGCTGTACAACAATGACATCAGCTGGAGCGGCGGCGCCCTGACCCAGGACCAAATCAATGCCCTGGTGGCCGGTTTCAGTGCCGACAGCGACAGCTGGGACTACAGCATTGCCAACAGCCTGGTGCAGTTCCTGGCGGTGGGTGAAACCATCACCTTAAGCTTCAACGTCAGCGTCGATGACGGCCATGGCGGTATTGATACCGAGACCGTGACCATCACCATCAACGGCACCAACGATGCACCGGTACTGACCGTCGATACCAGCGGCAGCGTCACCGAGGATGTCAACGTGCTCGCCGGCATGCTGTCCGACAGCGGCGCCCTCAGCTTTACCGATGTGGATGTCAACGACAGCCACAGCGTCAACTCGCTGTACAACAATGACATCAGCTGGAGCGGCGGCGCCCTGACCCAGGACCAAATCAATGCCCTGGTGGCCGGTTTCAGTGCCGACAGCGACAGCTGGGACTACAGCATTGCCAACAGCCTGGTGCAGTTCCTGGCGGTGGGTGAAACCATCACCTTAAGCTTCAACGTCAGCGTCGATGACGGCCATGGCGGTATTGATACCGACACCGTGACCATCACCATCAACGGCACCAACGATGCACCGGTACTGACCGTCGATACCAGCGGCAGCGTCACCGAGGATGTCAACGTGCTCGCCGGCATGCTGTCCGACAGCGGCACCCTCAGCTTTAGCGACGTCGATGTCAACGACAGCCACAGCGTCAACTCGCTGTACAACAATGACATCAGCTGGAGCGGCGGCGCCCTGACCCAGGACCAAATCAATGCCCTGGTGGCCGGTTTCAGTGCCGACAGCGACAGCTGGGACTACAGCATCGCCAACAGCCTGGTGCAGTTCCTGGCGGTGGGTGAGACCATCACCTTGAGCTTCAACGTCAGCGTCGATGACGGCCATGGCGGTATTGATACCGAGACCGTGACCATCACCATCAACGGCACCAACGATGCACCGGTACTGACGGTCGATACCAGCGGCAGCGTCACCGAGGATGTCAACGTGCTCGCCGGCATGCTGTCCGACAGCGGCACCCTCAGCTTTAGCGACGTCGATGTCAACGACAGCCACAGCGTCAACTCGCTGTACAACAATGACATCAGCTGGAGCGGCGGCGCCCTGACCCAGGACCAAATCAATGCCCTGGTGGCCGGTTTCAGTGCCGACAGCGACAGCTGGGACTACAGCATTGCCAACAGCCTGGTGCAGTTCCTGGCGGTGGGTGAAACCATCACCTTAAGCTTCAACGTCAGCGTCGATGACGGCCATGGCGGTATTGATACCGAGACCGTGACCATCACCATCAACGGCACCAACGATGCACCGGTACTGACCGTCGATACCAGCGGCAGCGTCACCGAGGATGTCAACGTGCTCGCCGGCATGCTGTCCGACAGCGGCGCCCTCAGCTTTACCGATGTGGATGTCAACGACAGCCACAGCGTCAACTCGCTGTACAACAATGACATCAGCTGGAGCGGCGGCGCCCTGACCCAGGACCAAATCAATGCCCTGGTGGCCGGTTTCAGTGCCGACAGCGACAGCTGGGACTACAGCATTGCCAACAGCCTGGTGCAGTTCCTGGCGGTGGGTGAAACCATCACCTTAAGCTTCAACGTCAGCGTCGATGACGGCCATGGCGGTATTGATACCGAGACCGTGACCATCACCATCAACGGCACCAACGATGCACCGGTACTGACCGTCGATACCAGCGGCAGCGTCACCGAGGATGTCAACGTGCTCGCCGGCATGCTGTCCGACAGCGGCACCCTCAGCTTTAGCGACGTGGATGTCAACGACAGCCACAGCGTCAACTCGCTGTACAACAATGACATCAGCTGGAGCGGCGGCGCCCTGACCCAGGACCAAATCAATGCCCTGGTGGCCGGCTTCAGTGCCGACAGCGACAGCTGGGACTACAGCATCGCCAACAGCCTGGTGCAGTTCCTGGCGGTGGGTGAGACCATCACCTTGAGCTTCAACGTCAGCGTCGATGACGGCCATGGCGGTATTGATACCGAGACCGTGACCATCACCATCAACGGCACCAACGATGCACCGGTACTGACCGTCGATACCAGCGGCAGCGTCACCGAGGATGTCAACGTGCTCGCCGGCATGCTGTCCGACAGCGGCACCCTCAGCTTTAGCGACGTGGATGTCAACGACAGCCACAGCGTCAACTCGCTGTACAACAATGACATCAGCTGGAGCGGCGGCGCCCTGACCCAGGACCAAATCAATGCCCTGGTGGCCGGCTTTAACCTGGTTAATGGCGGTTGGACCTACAGCATCGACAATGAGCTGATCCAATTCCTGGGCGAGGGCGAGACCATCACCCTCAGCTTCGATGTCACTGTGGATGATGGAAACGGAGGCACAGACACCAAAACGGTTTCCATCACCATCAATGGCACCAATGATGCTGTAGAGGGTGAGTTCGCCAAGGAAATCTGGGTACCGGCCTCCATGGCCGAACTGCTCAACCCCTATGACGACGGTTACCCACTGCACATTGCCGTGCCCACAGACACAGATGTTAACGACACCATCAGCATTACCAATATCAGCATGGCCTTTGTGGATCAAAACGTGGTCGCAGACATAGGTACCCTCTGGTATGTGGATGATGATACCAATCTGTTGACCCAATTTGACTTTGACAACCCGGTCAGCCTGTCCGCCGCGGAATTGGGCACCTTGGTTTACATGCCGGGTGACAACGGCGATTTAGACAGTCAGCTGGATATTTCACTCACCTTCACGGTCAATTCGGGCGCTGAGCAGGTGCAGGGTGACTTTGTTATCCATACCGTGCCGCAAAATAGCCTTGGCGATAACAGTGTTCTGATCGGCGACGGCAGTTCACCACTCACCTCGGGTAACGATCAGGATGCTTACTTAACCGTCAGCAGTGGTTTCGCCGAAGTGCTTAATACGGATCCCAGTTTGGGTACCCTGGATCTCTTTACCGACTTCCAGAAATCGCCCTTCGATATCCCAATTCCGGCCGGTGAGATAGGTGGAGTCACTGGCCAGGAAAGGGAAGACGAAGTCTCGGTCCGGCTCACCATCAATGGCATCACCTTTATTGTCATTGCCGCTGCAAACGGGGTGACAGATTGGACCTTTGATGTGGATTCAGGTCTGATGAAGGCCAGCGTGGCCTACGACAGCATATTAATGGAATCTGATCCATCCACCACCCTTGCCCAATACCTGGCAGCCAATCCGGTATCCGCGGGAGACATTTGGACCATCACCTATCTGGATAACGATGGCGGCTCGTACCAAGCCCGCTTTGTTCAGGCGACCTTTACCCATGAACTCTTGCCCGATACCGCTATTACTGTCACAGGCACAGACAATGTCGATAACTTGATTTTCGGCACCACTGAAGGAGATATACTGACAGGGGCCAATCTGAACGATGAAATTGTTGGCCGGGAAGGTAACGATATCATCAAAGGACTGGCAGGTGATGACGAACTGCTGGGCGGTAGCGGAAACGACACAATAGAAGGCGGCACAGGTGCCGATTACCTGATTGGCGGTCTGGGCAGCGACAGTCTGGATGCGGGGATAGACACAGACAGAGATATATTGGTGTGGGATACAGGTTCAGCCGATGGCAGTACCGATGATGTCTACCATTTCGACCCCGATCATGATGCTTTGGATTTATCAGATATTCTGCTTGATGAAGAAAACGGCAGCTTGGAAGATTACCTCAGCTTCAGCTTCGGAGGCGGTGATACCACCATCACCATTGATAGCAACGGTGCAGCCCCCGGCGGGGATACTGTCACAATAGTCCTGCATGGCACGGATTTGTCGGCTATCTATGGTTCTGCCAACGAAACCGACATTATCCAGGGTATGCTGGGTGATAACGCCCTACTGGTAACACAACCGCCTGCCCCCCCCATTCTGCCAGAAGCAAACCATGTAGTGCTCCAGGACGAGCACAGCATCCCCTAA